A portion of the Oxynema aestuarii AP17 genome contains these proteins:
- the murD gene encoding UDP-N-acetylmuramoyl-L-alanine--D-glutamate ligase: protein MPKAHVIGFGKSGAAAAQLLNREGWQAILSDRNCNPTLQQQQQQLIAEGIDVRLGEGFDPSPGLDLVVVSPGVPWDCPPLVEARSLGIETIGEMELAWRHLNRVPWVAITGTNGKTTTTALIAAIFKAAGLHAPACGNIGYAACELALSDARSKEGSPPLDWTIAEISSYQIESSAGVAPRIGVWTTFTPDHLSRHGSLDRYYEIKASLLEKSQFQVLNGDDPYLRKTAPDRWPDACWTSIQGKSNLLGDPQKGVYIEDGWAIALGEPVVEVNRLRMPGNHNLQNLLMAVAVARLAGLDEGAIARGVTEFPGVPHRLERICTWNGIEFINDSKATNYDAAEVGLNSVDAPAILIAGGEAKAGDDTGWLKAIEAKVASVLLIGDAAEAFARRLEQVGNSRYEIVETMERAVSRAAQLAPEVEARVVLLSPACASFDRYQNFEERGHHFRQLCLNLLA, encoded by the coding sequence ATGCCAAAAGCTCATGTCATTGGTTTCGGAAAATCCGGCGCGGCGGCGGCCCAACTGTTAAACCGGGAAGGTTGGCAGGCGATCTTGAGCGATCGCAACTGCAACCCAACCCTACAGCAGCAACAGCAGCAGTTAATCGCGGAAGGGATTGACGTCAGACTGGGAGAGGGATTCGATCCGTCTCCCGGTTTGGATTTGGTCGTGGTCAGTCCGGGGGTTCCCTGGGATTGTCCGCCCTTGGTGGAGGCGCGATCGCTCGGCATCGAAACGATCGGCGAAATGGAATTGGCGTGGCGTCATTTGAACCGAGTTCCCTGGGTGGCGATTACGGGAACGAACGGGAAAACAACGACGACGGCGCTGATTGCGGCGATTTTCAAGGCGGCGGGTCTCCACGCTCCCGCCTGTGGGAATATCGGTTATGCGGCGTGCGAGTTGGCGTTGAGCGACGCTCGATCTAAGGAGGGTAGTCCCCCACTGGACTGGACGATCGCGGAAATCAGCAGCTATCAGATCGAGTCTTCGGCGGGCGTAGCCCCGCGTATCGGGGTATGGACGACGTTTACCCCGGATCACCTCAGCCGTCACGGGTCGTTAGATCGCTATTACGAGATTAAAGCGTCGTTATTGGAAAAATCGCAGTTTCAGGTGCTTAACGGCGACGATCCGTATTTACGCAAAACGGCACCGGATCGCTGGCCCGATGCCTGTTGGACAAGTATTCAAGGAAAAAGTAATTTACTCGGCGACCCGCAAAAGGGAGTTTATATTGAGGACGGTTGGGCGATCGCCCTCGGCGAACCCGTGGTGGAAGTCAACCGTCTGCGGATGCCTGGAAATCACAATTTGCAAAACTTGCTGATGGCGGTGGCGGTCGCCCGCTTGGCGGGGTTGGACGAAGGGGCGATCGCGCGCGGGGTGACGGAGTTTCCCGGCGTTCCCCACCGCCTGGAACGAATCTGCACCTGGAACGGTATCGAGTTTATCAACGACAGTAAGGCGACCAATTACGATGCGGCGGAAGTCGGCTTGAATTCGGTGGACGCCCCGGCGATTTTAATTGCCGGGGGAGAAGCCAAAGCGGGAGACGATACGGGCTGGCTGAAGGCGATCGAGGCAAAAGTCGCCTCGGTTTTACTGATCGGCGACGCGGCGGAAGCATTCGCCCGCCGTCTCGAACAGGTCGGCAATTCTCGCTACGAAATTGTCGAGACCATGGAACGGGCGGTCTCTCGGGCCGCTCAGTTGGCTCCTGAAGTCGAGGCGCGGGTGGTCTTGCTGTCTCCGGCTTGTGCCAGTTTCGATCGCTATCAAAATTTTGAAGAGCGCGGGCATCACTTCCGTCAACTCTGTCTGAATCTGTTGGCTTGA
- a CDS encoding SRPBCC family protein, which produces MMKPKLSQPIAIAVLSLVAWLGVVPLPETATGSARATEISSAAIAQLSDRERDQLNRGQAIVTGEKGSYVAKVLIPAGQATVWEVLTDYRNFSRFLPNVVSCQVLEATGNQTTIEQIDERQVFGLGVRSRIKTVNIKTPQTRIDFRQIEGDLTRLEGYWTIETVTTSPGDRFVLLTQVVQAQPNDSTPKGIFYSIFQDALADTLGALRQEAIRRS; this is translated from the coding sequence ATGATGAAACCAAAATTGAGCCAACCGATCGCGATCGCCGTCCTTTCTTTAGTCGCTTGGTTGGGAGTCGTTCCCCTCCCCGAGACCGCCACCGGAAGCGCGCGTGCAACCGAGATTTCGAGCGCCGCGATCGCCCAACTCTCCGACCGCGAACGGGACCAATTAAACCGGGGTCAGGCGATCGTTACAGGGGAAAAAGGTTCCTATGTCGCTAAAGTTTTAATTCCCGCAGGACAAGCAACCGTATGGGAAGTTTTGACCGATTATCGTAACTTTTCTCGCTTTCTTCCCAACGTAGTTTCTTGTCAAGTTTTAGAAGCAACGGGAAATCAAACCACGATCGAACAAATTGACGAACGTCAAGTGTTCGGATTGGGGGTGCGATCGCGCATCAAAACCGTCAATATCAAAACCCCACAAACCCGCATTGACTTCCGTCAAATCGAGGGAGATTTAACCCGTTTAGAGGGATATTGGACCATCGAAACCGTCACCACCTCCCCCGGCGATCGCTTCGTTCTGCTCACTCAAGTCGTACAAGCGCAACCCAATGACAGTACGCCAAAAGGGATTTTTTACAGCATATTTCAAGATGCCTTAGCCGATACCCTCGGCGCCTTACGACAAGAAGCGATCCGGCGTTCGTGA
- a CDS encoding elongation factor G: MKGRVPSGVRNVAIVGPYLSGKTTLLESLLCITGATSRKGSIKDRNTVGDSSPEARDRQMSVEVSAASTEYSDIHFTFLDCPGSVEFAQETYNALMGAGTAIVVCEPEIARVLTLAPLFKFLDDWEIPHLVFINKMDRAKDSFMDVLHALKNVSSRPLVPHQYPIRKGSDLIGFIDLVTEQAFHYHAGAAADPVPMPEDLKVEEHFARQEMLEELANFDDHLLEELLEEIEPSQEEIVKDLKMELGADLIVPVFLGIAEQDYGARPLLEALVREAPEPSLTAERRGIKLHKTGEPLAQAIKTYYTPQGGKLSLVRVWQGEITDGMSLNGVRIGGIYRMMGQQTESLQRAGAGEVVALARMEGILTGDTLSTGDGKLKSELPKAEQLAPVYALAIAPEKRSDEVKISAALSKLMEEDPSLAWEQHGDTHEIILWGQGDIHLQVALDRLRRKYNLPMNTHLPRIQYKETIRKPVAKIHGRYKHQSGGHGQYGDVYIDIAPLPRGEGFNFSETIVGGVIPKQYIPGVEMGVRESLEEGPLGFPVVDVAVVLRDGSYHSVDSSEQAFKMAARSAMQEGMGKCEPILLEPIASVEIWAPSDFTSNMMQLISGRRGQILGYEPMADWKGWDKMSAYIPQAEMQDLIVELRSLTMGVGFFQWKYDRLQEVPDKISERVLSMLSDSSSGNTKSNGNGNGKR; the protein is encoded by the coding sequence ATGAAAGGCAGAGTACCATCCGGCGTCCGTAATGTTGCCATTGTCGGCCCCTATTTAAGTGGGAAAACCACCTTACTCGAAAGCCTACTTTGTATTACGGGTGCCACCAGCCGTAAAGGAAGCATAAAAGACCGCAATACAGTCGGCGATAGTTCTCCCGAAGCTCGCGATCGCCAGATGAGCGTCGAAGTCTCGGCGGCGAGTACGGAATACAGCGACATTCACTTCACCTTTCTCGACTGTCCCGGTTCGGTAGAATTCGCCCAAGAAACCTATAACGCCTTAATGGGAGCGGGAACGGCGATCGTCGTTTGCGAACCCGAAATCGCCCGAGTTTTAACCCTCGCCCCTTTATTTAAGTTTTTAGACGATTGGGAAATTCCCCACCTAGTTTTTATCAACAAAATGGATCGGGCGAAAGACAGTTTTATGGACGTACTGCACGCCCTCAAAAACGTTTCGAGTCGTCCTTTAGTTCCCCATCAATATCCCATTCGTAAGGGGTCGGATTTAATCGGTTTTATCGATCTAGTCACCGAGCAAGCTTTTCACTACCATGCCGGAGCCGCCGCCGATCCGGTGCCGATGCCCGAAGATCTCAAAGTTGAAGAGCACTTCGCGCGCCAAGAAATGCTCGAAGAACTGGCCAACTTTGACGACCACTTACTCGAAGAACTCTTAGAAGAAATCGAACCGTCTCAAGAAGAAATTGTTAAGGATCTGAAAATGGAACTCGGGGCCGATTTAATCGTTCCCGTGTTTTTGGGGATTGCCGAGCAAGACTACGGCGCGCGCCCGCTTTTAGAAGCCCTGGTGCGCGAGGCGCCCGAACCGTCTTTGACTGCCGAACGGCGGGGTATCAAGCTGCACAAAACCGGGGAACCCCTCGCCCAAGCGATCAAAACCTACTACACCCCCCAAGGCGGGAAATTATCCTTGGTGCGGGTTTGGCAGGGAGAAATTACCGATGGAATGTCCCTCAATGGGGTTCGCATCGGCGGGATTTACCGGATGATGGGACAACAAACCGAGAGCTTGCAACGGGCCGGAGCGGGGGAAGTGGTGGCTCTGGCGCGCATGGAAGGGATTTTGACCGGAGATACCCTGAGTACGGGGGATGGCAAGCTCAAATCGGAGTTGCCGAAAGCGGAACAACTGGCTCCGGTTTACGCGCTGGCGATCGCCCCGGAAAAACGCAGCGACGAAGTGAAAATCAGCGCGGCCCTGTCCAAGTTGATGGAAGAAGACCCCTCCCTCGCGTGGGAACAACACGGGGATACCCACGAGATTATTCTCTGGGGACAAGGGGACATTCACTTGCAAGTGGCCCTCGATCGCCTGCGTCGCAAGTACAACTTGCCGATGAATACCCACCTCCCTCGGATTCAGTACAAAGAAACGATCCGCAAACCTGTCGCTAAAATTCACGGACGTTACAAACACCAAAGCGGCGGTCACGGTCAGTATGGCGATGTTTATATCGATATCGCTCCCTTACCGCGCGGCGAAGGCTTTAATTTCAGCGAAACGATTGTCGGCGGCGTCATTCCCAAACAATACATCCCCGGGGTGGAAATGGGAGTGCGCGAATCCCTCGAAGAAGGCCCCCTCGGCTTCCCGGTGGTCGATGTCGCCGTAGTCTTGCGCGATGGCTCCTATCACTCGGTGGATAGTTCGGAACAGGCGTTCAAAATGGCCGCCCGCAGTGCCATGCAAGAGGGGATGGGGAAATGCGAGCCGATCTTGCTCGAACCGATCGCCTCGGTGGAAATTTGGGCGCCGAGCGATTTTACCTCGAACATGATGCAGTTGATTAGCGGACGTCGCGGTCAGATTTTGGGATACGAACCGATGGCGGACTGGAAAGGGTGGGATAAGATGTCGGCGTATATCCCGCAAGCGGAAATGCAGGATTTGATCGTGGAGTTGCGATCGCTGACGATGGGGGTCGGCTTCTTCCAATGGAAGTACGATCGCCTGCAAGAAGTTCCCGATAAAATTAGCGAGCGAGTGTTGTCGATGTTGTCCGACAGTAGCAGTGGCAACACCAAGAGCAACGGGAATGGCAACGGCAAACGTTAA
- the gatC gene encoding Asp-tRNA(Asn)/Glu-tRNA(Gln) amidotransferase subunit GatC yields the protein MLDREQVRKVARLACLELSEEEEIAFTSQLGDILEYFEQLSELDTENVKPTSRAIDVSNVTRPDELQVFGDREAILKSAPDREDDFFKVPKILNEN from the coding sequence ATGCTAGACCGCGAACAAGTTCGTAAAGTTGCTCGTTTGGCTTGCTTAGAACTGAGTGAAGAAGAAGAAATCGCCTTTACCAGCCAACTGGGCGATATTCTCGAATATTTTGAACAGTTGAGCGAATTAGATACGGAAAATGTCAAGCCGACGAGTCGGGCGATCGACGTGAGTAACGTCACTCGCCCCGACGAACTCCAAGTTTTCGGCGATCGCGAGGCAATTCTCAAAAGCGCTCCCGACCGCGAAGATGACTTTTTTAAAGTGCCGAAAATTCTCAATGAAAATTAG
- the glyS gene encoding glycine--tRNA ligase subunit beta has product MATFLFEIGTEELPADFIDGAIAQWRSLIPEQLDEQFLHGDAIRVYGTPRRLAVVIEGLADKQPDREQEIKGPPAAIAFKDGKPTKAAQGFAKKQGCELSQLEIRETDKGEFVFVNQKISGRPTAEILQELAPQWLTQLDGKRFMRWGDGEIRFSRPVRWIVALLDRDVLKIEIPNESETLTSGRHSAGHRVLHPSAIEIAEAKDYLDCLRSGYIEVDGDARRGAIEAQVHAAAEKVGGTAQIAGELLQEVTNLVEWPTAVVGQFDEEFLILPPEVITTVMVKHQRYFPVLKGDGSSGELLPYFVTVSNGDPQKSQTIAEGNARVIRARLADGEFFYKADVAKPLESFLPQLEAVTFQEDLGSLRQKVDRIVEIAAAIADQLGIEGGDRAEIERAALLCKADLVSQMVYEFPELQGVMGEKYARACGEPENVARAVFEHYLPRGAGDRLPQTLAGQVVGIADRLDTLGGIFSLGMLPSGSSDPFALRRAANAVVNITWEAGLTLNLAQLLQAIAAKFAADRPETTADRLLKQLEDFFLQRIATLLQEECAVDYDLVNAILLEDDPEYAERALTDLLDVRDRALFLQGIRRDGTLEKIYETVNRSARLAKQGDLDTATLDPEAVVKPELFQKSSERGFYQALSELLPKTKAARDGRNYGELVAAIAEITPVVTNFFDGEDSVLVMDPDPDIRRNRLNLIALLRNHARVLADFGPIVKS; this is encoded by the coding sequence ATGGCTACCTTTTTATTTGAAATTGGTACAGAAGAATTACCTGCTGATTTTATCGATGGAGCGATCGCCCAGTGGCGATCGCTCATTCCCGAACAGTTAGACGAACAGTTTCTGCACGGCGACGCCATTCGCGTCTACGGAACCCCCAGACGTCTCGCCGTCGTTATCGAGGGGTTAGCAGACAAACAACCGGATCGCGAACAAGAAATCAAAGGTCCCCCCGCCGCGATCGCCTTTAAAGACGGAAAACCGACCAAAGCGGCTCAAGGTTTTGCCAAAAAACAAGGGTGCGAACTGAGTCAATTAGAAATTCGCGAAACCGATAAAGGGGAATTCGTCTTTGTCAACCAAAAAATAAGCGGACGGCCCACCGCCGAAATTTTGCAAGAACTCGCCCCCCAATGGCTGACCCAATTAGACGGGAAACGGTTTATGCGGTGGGGAGACGGCGAGATCCGCTTTTCGCGACCCGTGCGCTGGATCGTCGCTTTACTCGATCGCGACGTCTTGAAGATCGAAATTCCCAACGAATCGGAAACCCTCACGAGTGGGCGTCACAGTGCGGGTCACCGGGTTTTACATCCGTCGGCGATCGAAATTGCCGAAGCGAAAGATTATCTCGACTGCTTGCGATCGGGCTATATCGAAGTCGATGGCGACGCCCGCCGGGGCGCCATCGAAGCTCAAGTACACGCCGCCGCCGAAAAAGTGGGAGGAACGGCTCAAATTGCGGGCGAGTTGCTGCAAGAAGTGACCAACTTAGTCGAATGGCCCACCGCCGTCGTCGGTCAGTTCGACGAAGAATTTTTAATTTTGCCCCCGGAAGTGATTACGACAGTGATGGTCAAGCACCAGCGCTATTTTCCGGTATTGAAAGGAGACGGGAGTAGTGGCGAACTGCTGCCCTACTTCGTCACCGTTTCCAACGGCGACCCGCAAAAGTCGCAGACGATCGCCGAAGGGAATGCTCGGGTCATTCGGGCGCGACTGGCGGACGGGGAGTTTTTCTACAAGGCGGATGTCGCCAAACCGTTAGAGAGTTTTTTACCGCAGTTGGAAGCGGTGACGTTCCAAGAAGATTTAGGATCGTTACGCCAGAAAGTCGATCGCATCGTCGAGATCGCCGCAGCGATCGCCGACCAACTGGGAATCGAAGGGGGCGATCGCGCCGAGATCGAACGGGCGGCGTTGCTGTGTAAAGCCGATCTAGTCAGCCAGATGGTTTACGAGTTCCCCGAATTGCAAGGGGTGATGGGGGAAAAATACGCGCGCGCTTGTGGCGAACCGGAGAACGTGGCGCGGGCAGTTTTCGAGCATTACCTGCCTCGGGGGGCGGGCGATCGCCTCCCGCAAACCTTAGCGGGACAAGTGGTGGGAATTGCGGACCGCCTCGACACCCTCGGCGGGATTTTCAGTTTGGGGATGTTACCGTCCGGGTCTTCGGATCCGTTTGCCTTGCGCCGGGCCGCGAACGCGGTGGTTAATATTACCTGGGAAGCGGGATTAACGCTGAATTTAGCGCAATTGCTGCAGGCGATCGCCGCTAAATTTGCCGCAGACCGTCCGGAAACGACGGCGGATCGGCTTTTAAAACAGTTGGAGGACTTTTTCCTGCAACGGATCGCGACCTTGTTACAAGAAGAGTGCGCCGTCGATTACGATTTGGTCAATGCGATTCTGCTCGAAGACGACCCGGAATATGCGGAACGGGCGCTGACGGATTTGCTCGACGTGCGCGATCGCGCCTTATTCTTGCAGGGGATTCGCCGCGACGGCACCCTGGAGAAGATTTACGAAACGGTGAATCGTTCGGCGCGTCTGGCGAAACAGGGGGATTTGGATACCGCCACTCTCGACCCGGAGGCGGTGGTGAAACCGGAGTTATTCCAAAAGTCCTCGGAACGGGGATTTTACCAAGCGTTGAGCGAGTTATTGCCGAAGACGAAAGCGGCGCGCGACGGTCGCAATTATGGGGAGTTAGTGGCGGCGATCGCCGAAATTACTCCAGTGGTGACGAATTTCTTCGACGGTGAAGATAGCGTCTTGGTGATGGATCCCGATCCGGATATCCGGCGCAACCGTTTGAATTTAATCGCGTTGTTACGCAATCACGCCCGCGTTCTCGCCGATTTCGGCCCGATCGTCAAAAGTTGA
- a CDS encoding tetratricopeptide repeat protein, translating to MKLGGYQPHRIRYWLATIAAIALVAGAPVGESARAESQQEAAVAAVNRGLEQIQAGNLDAAIAAFQRATEIDSSFAVGHYNLGLALRQNGQLQAAADAFYRAIQADPKFALAYGNLGAALLEGNNYQQARTYLERAIALDPNLGLAHYNLGLVLVEQGLSNEAIVAFQNAIQHTDNAPEPSYHLGLVYLETGQFSQAQTALQEAIALKPNYAEAHYHLGYIFYHQGDLDGALEAFRQSAQADPNYPNAYYGAGLVFLQQRNFGEARRVLEYARDLYGDRGEAQRAMNAQQLLQRAVNGEGF from the coding sequence ATGAAATTAGGGGGATACCAACCACACCGGATCCGATATTGGCTGGCCACGATCGCCGCGATCGCCCTCGTCGCCGGGGCGCCCGTCGGAGAAAGCGCGCGAGCCGAATCGCAACAAGAAGCTGCCGTCGCCGCCGTCAATCGGGGTTTAGAGCAAATTCAAGCGGGGAATTTAGACGCGGCGATCGCCGCCTTCCAACGAGCCACCGAAATTGACAGTTCTTTCGCGGTCGGTCACTACAACCTCGGACTGGCCTTGCGACAAAATGGACAGTTACAAGCCGCCGCCGATGCCTTTTACCGGGCGATCCAAGCCGATCCGAAATTCGCCCTCGCCTACGGCAACTTAGGAGCCGCCTTACTCGAAGGGAATAATTACCAACAAGCCAGAACCTATTTAGAACGGGCGATCGCCCTCGATCCGAACCTCGGATTAGCTCACTACAACCTCGGGTTGGTGTTGGTGGAACAAGGCTTGTCCAACGAGGCGATCGTCGCCTTTCAAAACGCGATCCAACATACCGACAACGCCCCGGAACCCTCCTATCACTTAGGCTTGGTTTATCTCGAAACGGGACAATTCTCCCAAGCCCAAACCGCTTTACAAGAGGCGATCGCCCTCAAACCCAATTACGCCGAAGCACACTATCACCTCGGCTATATCTTCTACCATCAAGGAGATTTAGACGGCGCCTTAGAAGCCTTCCGACAGTCGGCGCAAGCCGATCCCAACTATCCCAATGCCTATTACGGCGCGGGTTTAGTCTTCTTACAGCAGCGTAATTTTGGCGAAGCCCGGCGGGTACTCGAATACGCCCGCGACTTGTACGGCGATCGCGGCGAAGCCCAACGGGCGATGAATGCACAGCAGTTATTGCAACGGGCGGTGAATGGGGAAGGATTTTAG
- a CDS encoding S8 family serine peptidase — protein sequence MSVELFDASYYLAFNPDLANAGLNTPQKLFDHFKNAGLREGRSFSPFVDLDIYRQANRDLVRAGLDNRELYEHLKKYGIEEGRTFSAIVDLDFYARKNPDLAAAFGDDRENLFDHLQKRAIAENRQFSQFLDLNFYVSANPDLNSTLGGDPKAAFNHLFANGLWEGRPYLPGDLGGLVGSRLVGADPAVRPELDAIDNEDYYKFSIDTFSDLSISVEGDRAAAKLSLIRDRDGNGFLDEAEAETAILAESAPLSQIDRYAMAPGNYFVKVSQNDTPTAYQLKVSATPAQILSRPDLGGNTLATAFDFGNLVRPDAIDGFIGRDDPQDFYSFFLDSPRDLRVRLEGLAGKVNLNLYRDGNNNGVLDNGEIVPTQADTQRVPVDFNGDGEIDAQEFFDSLRPADETDPFPSAIQGTNLQAGRYFIGVSTLSEETGYRLHLESIPTGVPNGGAGNIFPVGFGAIGRLRDRHEHADFIGEVNPYDFYQLDVGELRQVSIKLDRLAQSANLILIHDINNDGGFDFQEFVVYPSPTETPTPQIDRLLSEGTYYIGVAQVRGDTPYFLTVESSEVDPPADGAGNQLANAHDVGVLTEEIQIKNDFLGQGDREDYYQFTLDSFRDVGLYLYDMTGNAHLYLIRDRNYNGQVDPDEIVDGSEASGAYQDQINRILAPGTYFVRLAQAQKETSYNLWLEGQPVEVDLNPAGDNLPEATDLGLLDRPIRQSGRIGLDNPADFYHFQIDTPRDLSIFLDRLGANADVQLIHDRNADGIVEADEVVARGVEGATTPEEIHFDNLGPGTYHLAVTPSAAEQSYYELSLVPQRYSRSFGYGIPNAAAAVAAAIASEPFTPGPKLGTSGWAVDLVGATAAWERGYTGRGVTVAVIDGAIDYTHPDLDDNLWINEDEIPGNGVDDDGNGFVDDVRGWNFFEGNNEVRDLNPLEGHASHVAGIIAGENNGVGMTGIAPNARVMAVRAIDPLVGGVDSVAAGIRYAVDNGAQVINLSLGGSAPIPSLQEALRYANDRGVVVVMSSGNDGLSRFSGGKRFSGPKYPADLATEYGLAVGAVDRDRAIADFSTRANTDLRDYVVAPGVDVYSSLTTSNFAFWEGTSMASPVVAGVAALILSANPNLTPVQVEQLITATADPNGIIETGSFESFL from the coding sequence ATGTCTGTAGAATTATTCGATGCCAGCTACTATCTTGCCTTCAATCCAGACTTAGCCAATGCGGGATTGAATACCCCGCAAAAACTCTTCGATCACTTCAAAAATGCCGGATTGAGAGAAGGACGTTCCTTTTCACCGTTCGTCGATCTCGATATTTACCGACAAGCCAATCGGGATTTAGTACGCGCCGGATTGGACAATCGGGAACTGTACGAACATTTAAAAAAATACGGCATTGAAGAAGGGCGAACCTTTTCCGCCATTGTCGATCTCGACTTTTACGCCCGTAAAAACCCCGATTTGGCGGCAGCGTTCGGCGACGATCGCGAAAACTTATTCGATCATTTACAAAAGCGGGCGATCGCGGAAAATCGCCAATTTTCTCAATTTTTAGATCTAAACTTTTATGTATCGGCCAATCCCGATTTAAACTCAACCCTGGGCGGCGACCCGAAAGCAGCCTTCAACCATTTATTCGCCAACGGATTGTGGGAAGGTCGCCCCTATTTACCCGGCGATCTCGGCGGACTGGTCGGTTCCCGCCTCGTCGGCGCAGACCCGGCAGTGCGGCCCGAACTCGACGCGATCGATAACGAAGATTATTATAAATTTAGCATCGACACCTTTAGCGATCTCAGCATCAGCGTCGAAGGCGATCGCGCCGCCGCGAAACTCTCCCTCATCCGCGATCGCGATGGTAACGGTTTTCTCGACGAAGCCGAAGCCGAAACCGCCATCCTCGCCGAAAGCGCGCCTTTATCCCAGATCGATCGCTACGCCATGGCCCCGGGGAACTACTTCGTCAAAGTCAGCCAAAACGACACCCCCACCGCCTACCAACTCAAAGTTAGCGCCACTCCGGCCCAAATTCTCAGCCGACCGGATTTAGGCGGAAATACCTTAGCCACCGCCTTCGACTTCGGTAACCTAGTCCGACCGGACGCGATCGACGGTTTTATCGGTCGCGACGACCCGCAAGACTTTTACAGCTTCTTCCTCGACTCCCCGCGAGATTTGCGCGTCCGCCTCGAAGGGTTAGCGGGGAAAGTCAATCTGAATCTGTATCGAGACGGCAATAATAACGGCGTACTCGATAACGGCGAGATCGTCCCCACCCAAGCCGATACCCAGCGCGTCCCCGTCGATTTTAATGGGGATGGGGAAATCGACGCCCAAGAATTTTTCGATTCCCTGCGACCCGCCGACGAGACCGATCCGTTTCCGAGTGCGATTCAAGGAACGAATTTACAAGCGGGACGCTATTTTATCGGCGTTTCGACCCTCTCGGAAGAGACGGGATATCGGTTGCATCTCGAATCGATTCCCACTGGGGTTCCCAATGGTGGGGCTGGAAACATCTTTCCTGTGGGGTTTGGGGCGATCGGACGGTTGCGCGATCGCCACGAACACGCGGACTTTATCGGCGAAGTCAATCCTTACGATTTTTACCAGCTTGATGTCGGCGAACTGCGCCAGGTCAGCATCAAACTCGATCGCCTCGCCCAAAGTGCCAATTTAATTCTGATTCACGATATCAACAACGACGGCGGCTTCGACTTTCAGGAATTTGTCGTCTATCCTTCCCCCACCGAAACCCCGACCCCACAAATCGATCGCCTCCTGAGTGAGGGCACGTATTACATCGGCGTGGCCCAAGTTCGCGGCGATACCCCGTATTTCCTGACCGTGGAAAGTTCCGAGGTCGATCCCCCCGCCGACGGCGCCGGAAATCAACTCGCCAACGCCCACGATGTCGGCGTGTTAACGGAAGAAATTCAAATTAAAAATGACTTTCTCGGACAGGGCGATCGCGAAGATTACTATCAATTTACCCTCGATTCTTTCCGCGATGTCGGCCTCTATTTGTACGACATGACGGGAAATGCTCACTTATATTTGATCCGCGATCGCAATTACAACGGACAAGTCGATCCGGACGAGATCGTGGATGGATCGGAAGCATCCGGAGCCTACCAAGACCAGATTAACCGCATTTTAGCCCCGGGAACCTATTTCGTGCGCCTCGCCCAAGCACAGAAAGAAACCTCGTATAACTTATGGCTGGAGGGCCAACCCGTAGAGGTGGATCTCAATCCCGCCGGGGACAATTTACCGGAAGCGACCGATTTAGGTTTACTCGATCGCCCGATCCGTCAAAGCGGTCGCATCGGTCTGGACAATCCCGCCGATTTCTACCACTTTCAAATCGATACGCCGCGCGATCTGAGTATTTTTCTCGATCGCCTCGGCGCCAACGCCGACGTCCAGTTGATTCACGACCGCAACGCCGACGGAATCGTCGAAGCGGACGAAGTGGTGGCCCGGGGAGTGGAAGGCGCCACGACTCCGGAAGAAATTCATTTTGACAACCTCGGACCGGGCACTTATCACCTGGCGGTCACTCCGTCGGCGGCGGAACAAAGTTATTACGAATTGAGCCTCGTTCCCCAACGTTACAGCCGCAGTTTCGGCTACGGGATCCCGAATGCGGCGGCGGCGGTGGCGGCGGCGATCGCCAGCGAACCGTTTACCCCCGGACCGAAGTTAGGAACCAGTGGCTGGGCCGTGGATTTGGTCGGGGCTACGGCGGCGTGGGAACGGGGTTATACGGGTCGAGGGGTGACCGTGGCGGTCATCGACGGGGCGATCGATTATACCCATCCGGACCTCGACGATAATTTATGGATTAATGAGGATGAAATCCCCGGAAATGGCGTTGACGACGACGGGAACGGCTTTGTTGACGATGTCCGGGGATGGAACTTCTTCGAGGGGAATAACGAAGTGCGCGACTTGAATCCGTTGGAAGGTCACGCCTCCCACGTGGCGGGAATTATCGCCGGGGAAAATAACGGGGTGGGAATGACGGGAATCGCACCGAATGCTCGGGTGATGGCGGTTCGGGCGATCGATCCGTTGGTCGGGGGGGTAGACAGTGTCGCGGCGGGTATCCGTTACGCGGTGGATAATGGGGCGCAGGTGATTAATTTGAGTTTGGGCGGGTCGGCGCCGATTCCGTCGTTGCAAGAGGCCCTTAGGTATGCGAACGATCGCGGCGTGGTGGTGGTGATGTCGTCGGGAAATGACGGGTTGAGTCGCTTTTCCGGGGGCAAACGCTTTAGCGGACCGAAGTATCCGGCGGATTTGGCGACGGAATACGGACTCGCCGTCGGTGCAGTGGACCGCGATCGCGCGATCGCCGATTTCAGCACCCGCGCCAATACGGATTTACGCGATTATGTCGTTGCACCGGGGGTAGACGTTTATTCTTCGTTGACCACCAGTAATTTTGCCTTTTGGGAAGGCACTTCGATGGCGTCTCCGGTGGTCGCTGGGGTGGCGGCGTTGATTCTCAGTGCCAATCCCAATTTAACTCCGGTTCAAGTCGAGCAGTTGATAACTGCAACGGCAGATCCGAATGGAATTATTGAAACGGGCAGTTTTGAGAGTTTCTTATAA